In one window of Burkholderia cenocepacia DNA:
- a CDS encoding MFS transporter yields the protein MNCPANRCSAPVSPAVAAPPALSTGMTLFFAATVGVIVMDLFAAQPLTGPISADLHLPPGLAGLVAMLPQLGYAAGLALLVPLVDLLENRRLIVATLAVCAAALALPAFTQSGAVFLLATLAAGAASSVIQMLVPMAASMAPEAQRGRAVGNVMSGLMLGILLSRPLASLIAGSAGWRAFYLLAALADAAIAVVLALRLPARTPSITASYRALLASMGRLLADEPVLRRHALSAALAMAAFSAFWTAVGLRLAQPPFALDLHGIALFAFAGASGAIVTPLAGRAGDRGHGPAAQRLAHGTMLAALVVLGAAGAGWFGFDAHAHRDVALALLAGGAALLDAGVIVDQTIGRRAINLLNPAARGRLNGLFVGLFFVGGALGAALAGSAWAWGGWSAVCGVGFAFAGAAAVFGLMAGRGAGAAAWDRPGA from the coding sequence ATGAACTGCCCTGCCAACCGTTGCTCCGCCCCCGTTTCACCCGCCGTCGCCGCGCCGCCCGCACTGAGCACGGGCATGACGCTGTTCTTCGCCGCGACAGTCGGCGTGATCGTGATGGACCTGTTCGCCGCGCAGCCGCTGACCGGCCCGATCAGCGCGGACCTGCACCTGCCGCCCGGCCTCGCCGGCCTCGTCGCGATGCTGCCGCAGCTCGGCTACGCGGCCGGGCTCGCGTTGCTCGTGCCGCTGGTCGACCTGCTCGAGAACCGCCGCCTGATCGTCGCGACGCTCGCCGTCTGCGCGGCGGCGCTCGCGCTGCCCGCCTTCACGCAGTCGGGCGCCGTGTTCCTGCTTGCAACGCTCGCGGCCGGCGCCGCGTCGAGCGTGATCCAGATGCTGGTGCCGATGGCCGCGTCGATGGCGCCCGAAGCGCAGCGCGGCCGCGCGGTCGGCAACGTGATGAGCGGGCTGATGCTCGGCATCCTGCTGTCGCGGCCGCTCGCGAGCCTGATCGCGGGCTCGGCCGGCTGGCGGGCGTTCTATCTGCTGGCCGCGCTCGCGGACGCGGCGATCGCCGTCGTGCTCGCGCTGCGCCTGCCGGCGCGTACGCCGTCGATCACCGCCAGCTACCGCGCGTTGCTCGCGTCGATGGGACGCCTGCTCGCCGACGAGCCGGTGCTGCGCCGGCATGCGCTATCGGCCGCGCTCGCGATGGCCGCGTTCAGCGCGTTCTGGACCGCCGTCGGGCTGCGGCTCGCGCAACCGCCGTTCGCGCTCGACCTGCACGGCATTGCGCTGTTCGCGTTCGCCGGCGCGAGCGGCGCGATCGTCACGCCGCTCGCCGGCCGCGCGGGCGACCGCGGCCACGGCCCGGCCGCGCAACGGCTCGCGCACGGCACGATGCTCGCGGCACTCGTCGTGCTCGGCGCCGCCGGCGCCGGCTGGTTCGGCTTCGATGCGCACGCGCATCGCGACGTCGCGCTCGCGCTGCTGGCCGGCGGCGCGGCGCTGCTCGATGCGGGCGTCATCGTCGACCAGACGATCGGCCGCCGCGCGATCAACCTGCTGAACCCGGCCGCGCGCGGACGCCTGAACGGGCTGTTCGTCGGGCTGTTCTTCGTCGGCGGCGCGCTGGGTGCGGCGCTCGCGGGCAGTGCATGGGCCTGGGGCGGCTGGAGCGCGGTGTGTGGTGTCGGGTTCGCGTTCGCCGGTGCGGCGGCCGTGTTCGGGCTGATGGCCGGCCGCGGGGCCGGCGCGGCGGCGTGGGATCGGCCGGGTGCGTGA
- a CDS encoding efflux RND transporter periplasmic adaptor subunit translates to MPDHNLDKLKIDRRPIAPVPRRRRWASYAVAAALIVIAIGAGLALTGRPTVDTTSVTSAYPYQNDTQLNATGYVVPQRKAAVASKGQGRVEWLGVLEGTRVKQDEIIARLESNDVQASLAQARAQVQVSRANLGVAQAELKDAEIALRRTSALAPKGAVPAAQLDIDTARVNKARATLDSDQAAIVSAEANAQAAQVAVDQTVIRAPFDGIVLAKHANVGDNITPFSSASDSKGAVVTIADMETLEVEADVAESNIAKIRAEQPCEIQLDALPDLRFAGRVSRIVPTVDRSKATVLVKVRFVDRDERVLPDMSAKIAFLSKPATPQDRLPVTAVQASAVVERDGRPVVFVVKDDAVQAVAVTKGARIGELVAVRGVKPGDTVVLAPGAKLKDGANVTVAKK, encoded by the coding sequence TTGCCCGATCACAATCTGGACAAACTGAAAATCGACCGGCGTCCGATCGCACCGGTGCCGCGCCGGCGCCGGTGGGCCAGCTACGCGGTCGCCGCCGCGCTGATCGTCATCGCGATCGGCGCCGGCCTCGCCCTCACCGGCCGGCCGACCGTCGACACCACCTCCGTCACGTCCGCCTACCCGTACCAGAACGACACGCAGCTCAATGCGACCGGCTACGTCGTGCCGCAGCGCAAGGCCGCAGTCGCGTCGAAGGGCCAGGGGCGCGTCGAATGGCTCGGCGTGCTCGAAGGCACGCGCGTGAAGCAGGACGAGATCATCGCGCGCCTCGAAAGCAACGACGTGCAGGCGTCGCTTGCGCAGGCGCGCGCGCAGGTGCAGGTCTCCCGCGCGAACCTCGGCGTCGCGCAGGCCGAGCTGAAGGACGCCGAGATCGCATTGCGCCGCACGTCCGCGCTCGCGCCGAAGGGCGCGGTGCCGGCCGCGCAGCTCGATATCGACACGGCGCGCGTGAACAAGGCGCGCGCGACGCTCGACAGCGACCAGGCCGCGATCGTGTCGGCCGAAGCGAACGCGCAGGCCGCGCAGGTGGCGGTCGACCAGACGGTGATCCGCGCGCCGTTCGACGGCATCGTGCTCGCCAAGCATGCGAACGTCGGCGACAACATCACGCCGTTCTCGTCCGCGTCGGACAGCAAGGGCGCGGTCGTGACGATCGCCGACATGGAGACGCTCGAGGTCGAGGCCGACGTCGCCGAATCGAACATCGCGAAGATCCGCGCCGAGCAGCCGTGCGAGATCCAGCTCGATGCGCTGCCCGACCTGCGCTTCGCGGGCCGCGTGTCGCGCATCGTGCCGACCGTCGACCGCTCGAAGGCTACCGTGCTCGTGAAGGTGCGCTTCGTCGACCGCGACGAACGCGTGCTGCCCGACATGAGCGCGAAGATCGCATTCCTGTCGAAGCCCGCGACGCCGCAGGACCGGCTGCCGGTGACCGCCGTGCAGGCGAGCGCGGTGGTCGAACGCGACGGCCGGCCGGTCGTGTTCGTCGTGAAGGACGACGCCGTGCAGGCGGTGGCCGTGACGAAGGGCGCGCGGATCGGCGAGCTCGTCGCGGTGCGCGGCGTGAAGCCCGGCGACACGGTCGTGCTCGCGCCGGGCGCGAAGCTGAAGGACGGCGCGAACGTGACCGTCGCGAAGAAGTAG
- a CDS encoding LysE family translocator, with translation MNLHTWWLFVATVFVVSAIPGPNMLLVMTHGARHGLRRSSATMAGCLSALVLMLAVSAAGLGAVLEAWPAMFNTLRFAGAAYLVYLGVKAWRARVDDAPAADVDAVSQGASASRAVLFRNGFLVAGSNPKAILFAAALLPQFINAAEPTLPQFGILVVTFAVIEVSWYLVYASFGTRIGATLKSQSVAKVFNRLTGGLFVGFGAMMALVRH, from the coding sequence ATGAACTTGCATACGTGGTGGCTTTTCGTGGCGACGGTGTTCGTCGTATCGGCGATTCCGGGCCCGAACATGCTGCTCGTGATGACGCACGGCGCGCGGCACGGGCTGCGGCGCTCGTCCGCGACGATGGCCGGTTGCCTGAGCGCGCTGGTGCTGATGCTCGCGGTGTCCGCGGCGGGGCTCGGCGCGGTGCTCGAGGCATGGCCGGCGATGTTCAATACGTTGCGCTTCGCGGGCGCGGCCTACCTGGTCTATCTCGGCGTGAAGGCGTGGCGCGCCCGCGTGGACGACGCGCCGGCGGCCGACGTCGACGCCGTGTCGCAAGGGGCATCGGCCTCGCGCGCGGTGCTGTTCCGCAATGGCTTCCTGGTCGCGGGCAGCAACCCGAAGGCGATCCTGTTCGCGGCCGCGCTGCTGCCCCAGTTCATCAACGCGGCCGAGCCGACGCTGCCGCAGTTCGGCATCCTCGTCGTCACGTTCGCGGTGATCGAGGTGAGCTGGTATCTCGTGTACGCGTCGTTCGGCACGCGCATCGGCGCCACGCTGAAGAGCCAGAGCGTGGCGAAGGTGTTCAACCGGCTGACGGGCGGGCTGTTCGTCGGCTTCGGCGCGATGATGGCGCTGGTTCGGCACTGA
- a CDS encoding NAD(P)-dependent oxidoreductase, giving the protein MDLGFIGLGEMGQAIATNLLKAGHTVRVWNRSRERAEPLAAFGAQIVDTPADAFRGDAVFSMLGDDAAARAVFDDALLAQAPRGLIHVNMATVSVALAESLAHAHASRGIDYVAAPVMGRPDVAAAARLTIMAGGPAEAIDRVQPLFDAIGQKTWRFGSLPQHANVAKIAANFTLASAIETLGEASALLGAHGVAMRDFLDVITSSVFPGPVYEGYGAMIAERRYEPARFKARLGLKDVRLALEAGDATSVPLPVASVVRDSLLDALAHGGGDQDFAVLGEVALRRAGR; this is encoded by the coding sequence ATGGATCTCGGGTTTATCGGGCTGGGCGAAATGGGGCAGGCGATCGCGACGAACCTGCTGAAGGCGGGCCACACGGTGCGGGTCTGGAACCGGTCGCGCGAGCGGGCCGAGCCGCTCGCGGCATTCGGCGCGCAGATCGTCGACACGCCGGCCGACGCGTTTCGCGGCGACGCCGTGTTCTCGATGCTCGGCGACGATGCGGCCGCGCGCGCGGTGTTCGACGACGCGCTGCTGGCCCAGGCGCCGCGCGGGCTGATCCACGTGAACATGGCGACGGTGTCGGTCGCGCTCGCCGAATCGCTCGCGCACGCGCATGCGTCGCGCGGCATCGACTATGTCGCCGCGCCGGTGATGGGGCGGCCCGACGTCGCGGCCGCCGCGCGCCTGACGATCATGGCGGGCGGCCCGGCCGAGGCGATCGACCGCGTGCAGCCGCTGTTCGACGCGATCGGCCAGAAGACCTGGCGCTTCGGCTCGCTGCCGCAGCACGCGAACGTCGCGAAGATCGCCGCGAACTTCACGCTCGCGTCGGCGATCGAGACGCTCGGCGAGGCGTCCGCGCTGCTCGGCGCGCACGGCGTCGCGATGCGCGATTTCCTCGACGTGATCACCAGCAGCGTGTTTCCGGGGCCCGTCTACGAAGGCTACGGCGCGATGATCGCCGAGCGGCGCTACGAGCCCGCGCGCTTCAAGGCGCGGCTCGGGCTGAAGGACGTCCGGCTCGCGCTGGAGGCCGGCGACGCGACGTCGGTGCCGCTGCCGGTGGCGAGCGTCGTGCGCGACAGCCTGCTCGACGCACTCGCGCACGGCGGCGGCGACCAGGATTTCGCGGTGCTCGGCGAGGTCGCGCTGCGCCGCGCCGGCCGCTGA
- a CDS encoding Mut7-C RNAse domain-containing protein, translating to MATATFRFHGELNAFLARQQRDRAFEHACARDATVKHAIEALGVPHTEIGRLYVNDAPAALDRPLDDRDRVEVFPERARPAADGTTGLSAASWRFVADAHLGGLAQLLRLAGFDTCYDNHYRDDELAALAEREQRIVLTRDRELLKRRAVVRGCYLHALQPADQLRELFERLDLAPHMRPFRLCLRCNAPLHPLDAAAAAPRVPAGVRLRHRRFAACDVCRRVFWEGSHWRRMRAVVDAMRTPSPVRRDEAGGPDEPGA from the coding sequence ATGGCGACCGCGACCTTCCGCTTTCACGGCGAACTGAACGCCTTTCTCGCGCGTCAGCAGCGCGACCGGGCGTTCGAACACGCGTGTGCCCGCGATGCGACGGTGAAGCATGCGATCGAGGCGCTCGGCGTCCCGCATACCGAAATCGGCCGGCTGTACGTGAATGACGCGCCGGCCGCGCTCGACCGGCCGCTCGACGACCGCGACCGCGTCGAAGTCTTTCCCGAACGCGCACGGCCTGCGGCCGACGGGACAACCGGACTATCAGCGGCGTCATGGCGTTTCGTCGCCGACGCGCATCTCGGCGGCCTCGCGCAACTGCTGCGCCTCGCCGGCTTCGACACCTGCTACGACAACCACTACCGCGACGACGAACTCGCGGCGCTGGCCGAGCGGGAGCAGCGGATCGTGCTGACGCGCGACCGCGAGCTGCTCAAGCGGCGCGCGGTCGTGCGCGGCTGCTACCTGCATGCGCTGCAGCCGGCCGACCAGTTGCGCGAGCTGTTCGAGCGGCTCGATCTCGCGCCGCACATGCGGCCGTTCCGGCTGTGCCTGCGCTGCAACGCGCCGCTGCATCCGCTCGACGCGGCCGCCGCCGCGCCGCGCGTGCCGGCCGGCGTCCGGCTGCGCCACCGGCGCTTCGCCGCATGCGACGTGTGCCGGCGCGTGTTCTGGGAAGGTTCGCACTGGCGGCGCATGCGCGCGGTGGTCGACGCGATGCGTACGCCATCGCCCGTCCGGCGCGACGAAGCAGGCGGACCCGACGAACCCGGCGCCTGA